One window of Siniperca chuatsi isolate FFG_IHB_CAS linkage group LG15, ASM2008510v1, whole genome shotgun sequence genomic DNA carries:
- the tdrd9 gene encoding ATP-dependent RNA helicase TDRD9 isoform X3 — protein MKKVFTAEQISDWFTSGTKFANIKLTEEVAERAFDEPSTKETSSSLSEVPDEGSLKNVKSDGGRFQKPEPTEISLGTAPPPLASYEYPSLPITKNRQELISLVENNSVVIIQGATGSGKTTQLPQYILDHYSDKNALCNIVVTQPRKIGATSIARWVATQRKCTLGSLVGYQVGLEKMATEHTRLIYMTTGVLLQKLVSAKCLTEYSHIFVDEVHERTEEMDFLLLVLRKLLHSNSPYVKIILMSATINCRQFAEYFSTPIRGKMNPAYVFEVEGAPYAIEEFYLDDLHRLFSYKVELPHIDDPHISVEMYNLAISLIQSFDEMEGKDSGKAEKQGGMTSSERGSVLVFLPGIHEISYMQEALAKLVHKRLQVYPLHSTVTLEEQNGVFLFPVPGYRKVILSTNIAESSVTVPDVKYVIDFCLARRLVCDQDTNYQSLRLTWASKTNCNQRRGRAGRVSKGYCYRLITKEFWRNEIPDHMIPEMLLAPLATIMLKVKLLDMGDPRSLLSTALSPPNLGDIVRTVLQLKEMGALSAKSDGRGQNEDGELTFLGKVLAHLPVALYLGKMIVLGHVFGCLDECLIIAASHSLKSFFAIPSMQQLAGHRSKLAFAHGTPSDSIAFVNAFKAWHSSKKKGQLRHPKDELDWGKENFIQIKRIREVAELYEDLKKRVSQFNMHVLENTQPLDYTSAHRQKFILQVVIAGAYYPNYFVQGEIDEDLASRELSGFNPRTTVMVRNLPPYSFLYYKQLQSLFRLCGQVKTISFESSRAYVEFYRTSQDSGVLPEVSLALLLAQQSAPMELSVYPIEQIEICAGNRIITHMKYARVNVDFQSQSVCPVGVVSSTINPDKLPPNRFFVVNITEVVEVGHFWGFQADEASLEKQRLLTAEINKRTLHPVTVSLYPNLLCLAPYSEINDQTLYYRAKILHMRGNTVEVFFLDFGNTAVVACSSLRELPSDLQSHPFQAQEFQVTEMRPSAQSIILGNQWSSRARDRFITLVKGRSLIVALYSILHGVMRVQLLINTETTNTSVVDILVQEGHAVKAEESFDSKQNHDAVMSLYKDMEMGTYVPNAASSSWKDRKKEEKHLIDNLLAHFSKSRQPYSKTKVHLHGPNSPNKINFHSLNNKTYYKIVCIERSSINSLALNENPHYKHQRMLVAGTVSVNSTGTRILLRDTAIMPDIPGLPALVTMLFTPIMELRTNEERTCYTGALCGLGWNSQTQESILPEHDIELAFDVKFDVEDITEINALRVAINRLVCEGPCGTLHLGPDQISHLQEDCQDRLTRLFTKSTTREAVTPVYYEKLEKWNQVWYMNMLLRQLFDILLLYYIIFFICSLSLAHALL, from the exons TTCCAGCCTGTCAGAGGTTCCTGATGAGGGCAGcctgaaaaatgtgaaatctgaTGGAGGGCGGTTCCAAAAACCAGAACCTACAGAGA TATCCTTAGGTactgctcctcctccacttgCCAGCTACGAGTACCCCAGCTTGCCCATTACCAAAAACAGGCAGGAG CTGATTTCTCTTGTAGAAAACAACTCTGTAGTGATCATTCAGGGAGCCACAGGCAGTGGCAAGACCACCCAGCTGCCACAGTACATTCTGGACCACTACAGTGACAAAAATGCCTTATGCAACATTGTGGTCACCCAACCACGCAAAATTGGGGCCACCAGTATTGCCCGATGGGTTGCCACACAGCGGAAGTGTACCCTGGGGAGTCTGGTGGGATATCAG GTTGGACTGGAGAAGATGGCTACTGAGCACACCAGGCTAATCTACATGACCACAGGAGTGCTGCTACAAAAACTGGTTTCAGCCAAGTGCCTCACCGAGTACTCCCACATTTTTGTAGATGAG GTTCATGAGCGCACTGAGGAGATGGACTTTCTCCTGCTGGTTTTGAGAAAACTTCTTCATTCCAACTCTCCTTATGTCAAG ATCATCCTTATGTCAGCCACCATTAACTGCAGACAGTTTGCTGAGTACTTCAGCACCCCAATTCGTGGGAAGATGAACCCAGCCTATGTGTTTGAAGTGGAGGGGGCACCCTATGCCATTGAGGAGTTCTATCTGGATGACCTCCACAGACTGTTTTCATACAAG gtTGAGTTGCCTCATATAGATGACCCTCACATTTCAGTGGAGATGTACAATCTTGCCATCAGTCTCATCCAGAGCTTTGATGAGATGGAGGGCAAAGATTCCGG CAAAGCAGAGAAACAAGGTGGCATGACTTCATCAGAGCGGGGCAGTGTACTGGTTTTCCTTCCTGGAATACATGAGATAAGCTACATGCAGGAGGCCTTGGCCAAGCTGGTCCACAAAAG ATTGCAGGTTTATCCTCTCCACTCCACTGTAACTCTGGAGGAGCAGAATGGTGTGTTTCTGTTCCCTGTCCCTGGATACAGGAAG GTCATCCTTTCCACCAACATCGCTGAGAGTTCGGTGACTGTCCCAGATGTCAAATATG tgaTTGACTTTTGTCTGGCCCGTCGCTTGGTCTGTGACCAAGATACCAATTATCAGTCTTTGCGTCTCACCTGGGCATCCAAAACCAACTGCAACCAGCGCCGAG GTAGGGCAGGTCGAGTGTCTAAGGGCTACTGTTACCGTCTTATTACCAAAGAGTTCTGGAGGAACGAAATCCCAGACCACATGATCCCTGAGATGCTA cTTGCCCCATTGGCCACCATCATGCTGAAGGTGAAGCTGCTGGACATGGGAGATCCCCGCTCCCTCCTTTCCACAGCCCTCTCACCCCCCAACCTTGGTGACATAGTGAGGACGGTGCTCCAACTCAAAGAG ATGGGCGCGCTATCTGCGAAAAGTGATGGCAGGGGTCAAAATGAGGACGGCGAGCTAACGTTCCTGGGAAAAGTGCTGGCCCACTTGCCCGTGGCCCTGTACCTGGGGAAGATGATTGTCCTGGGCCACGTCTTTGGCTGCCTGGATGAGTGCCTCATCATAG CTGCCTCGCACTCTCTGAAGAGTTTCTTTGCCATACCATCCATGCAGCAGCTTGCTGGCCACAG GAGCAAGTTGGCCTTTGCCCATGGCACACCAAGTGATTCCATAGCTTTTGTCAATGCCTTCAAG GCATGGCACTCCTCCAAAAAGAAAGGACAGCTGAGACACCCAAAG GACGAGTTGGACTGGGGAAAAGAGAACTTCATTCAGATCAAGAGGATCAGAGAG GTTGCGGAGCTGTATGAGGACCTGAAGAAGCGTGTGTCCCAGTTCAACATGCATGTGCTGGAGAACACTCAACCCTTGGATTACACCAGTGCACACAGGCAAAAGTTCATTCTTCAG gTGGTCATTGCTGGTGCCTACTACCCCAACTACTTTGTCCAGGGGGAAATAGATGAAGACTTGGCCTCTAGAGAGTTGAGTGGCTTCAACCCCAGAACAACAGTGATG GTGAGGAACCTCCCTCCATACAGTTTCCTGTATTACAAGCAGCTGCAGTCTCTGTTCCGCCTGTGTGGACAGGTCAAAACCATTTCCTTTGAGAGCTCCAG AGCATATGTGGAGTTCTACAGGACATCCCAAGACTCGGGGGTGCTGCCTGAGGTGTCCCTTGCCCTCCTCCTGGCACAGCAGAGTGCTCCCATGGAGCTGTCTGTCTACCCCATTGAGCAAATAGAAATTTGTGCTGGGAACAGAATCATAACTCACATGAAATATGCACG GGTGAATGTAGACTTCCAGAGCCAGTCTGTCTGCCCGGTGGGAGTGGTGAGCAGCACCATTAACCCAGACAAGCTACCCCCCAACCGCTTTTTTGTGGTCAACATCACAGAG gtggtggaggtgggtcaTTTCTGGGGCTTTCAGGCAGATGAAGCCAGCTTAGAGAAGCAGCGCCTCCTGACTGCAGAGATAAACAAACGTACGCTGCATCCTGTAACTGTGTCGCTCTATCCCAACCTGCTGTGTCTGGCTCCTTACTCTGAGATCAATGACCAGACCTTGTACTACCGCGCCAAGATCCTGCACATGCGTGGCAacacagtggag GTGTTCTTCTTGGACTTTGGCAACACAGCAGTTGTTGCCTGCAGCAGCCTCAGAGAGCTCCCTTCTGACCTCCAGTCTCACCCATTCCAG GCTCAGGAGTTCCAAGTTACTGAGATGCGTCCTTCAGCCCAGTCCATCATCCTGGGGAACCAGTGGAGCAGCCGAGCCCGCGACCGTTTCATCACACTGGTGAAGGGCCGTTCACTCATTGTGGCCCTGTATTCCATCCTCCATGGTGTCATGCGTGTGCAGCTGCTCATCAACACGGAGACAACAAACACCAGCGTGGTAGACATCTTGGTGCAAGAAGGGCATGCTGTGAAGGCCGAAGAGAGCTTCGATTCCAAG CAAAACCATGATGCAGTGATGTCCCTTTACAAGGACATGGAAATGGGTACATATGTCCCCAACGCTGCCAGCAGCTCCTGGAAAGATCgcaagaaagaggagaaacatCTCATTGACAACCTGCTCGCCCACTTTTCAAAAAGCCGTCAGCCCTACTCCAAGACAAAG GTTCATCTGCATGGACCAAACAGTCCTAATAAGATAAACTTCCACAGCTTGAACAACAAGACCTACTACAA GATAGTGTGTATAGAGAGGAGCAGCATCAACTCCTTGGCCCTGAATGAAAACCCTCACTACAAACATCAGAGGATGCTGGTGGCTGGGACTGTGTCAGTCAACTCCACAG GGACAAGGATTCTACTGAGAGATACTGCCATCATGCCAGACATCCCCGGACTGCCTGCACTCGTTACCATGCTGTTCACCCCCATCATGGAGTTACG CACTAATGAAGAGAGGACATGCTACACTGGTGCCCTCTGTGGCTTGGGTTGGAACAGTCAAACACAGGAGAGCATCCTACCTGAGCACGACATCGAACTCGCCTTCGACGTCAAATTTGATGTTGAAGACATCACTGAG ataAATGCTTTGCGAGTGGCTATAAACCGCCTGGTGTGTGAAGGGCCCTGTGGCACTCTGCATCTGGGGCCTGACCAGATCAGCCACCTGCAGGAGGACTGCCAGGACCGCCTCACAAG ACTGTTCACCAAGTCAACGACAAGGGAAGCTGTCACTCCAGTGTACTACGAGAAACTCGAGAAATGGAACCAGGTGTGGTACATGAACATGCTCTTGCGTcaattatttgatattttattattatattacattatattttttatttgctcaTTATCCCTGGCACATGCCCTTTTGTGA
- the tdrd9 gene encoding ATP-dependent RNA helicase TDRD9 isoform X1 — protein sequence MKKVFTAEQISDWFTSGTKFANIKLTEEVAERAFDEPSTKETSSSLSEVPDEGSLKNVKSDGGRFQKPEPTEISLGTAPPPLASYEYPSLPITKNRQELISLVENNSVVIIQGATGSGKTTQLPQYILDHYSDKNALCNIVVTQPRKIGATSIARWVATQRKCTLGSLVGYQVGLEKMATEHTRLIYMTTGVLLQKLVSAKCLTEYSHIFVDEVHERTEEMDFLLLVLRKLLHSNSPYVKIILMSATINCRQFAEYFSTPIRGKMNPAYVFEVEGAPYAIEEFYLDDLHRLFSYKVELPHIDDPHISVEMYNLAISLIQSFDEMEGKDSGKAEKQGGMTSSERGSVLVFLPGIHEISYMQEALAKLVHKRLQVYPLHSTVTLEEQNGVFLFPVPGYRKVILSTNIAESSVTVPDVKYVIDFCLARRLVCDQDTNYQSLRLTWASKTNCNQRRGRAGRVSKGYCYRLITKEFWRNEIPDHMIPEMLLAPLATIMLKVKLLDMGDPRSLLSTALSPPNLGDIVRTVLQLKEMGALSAKSDGRGQNEDGELTFLGKVLAHLPVALYLGKMIVLGHVFGCLDECLIIAASHSLKSFFAIPSMQQLAGHRSKLAFAHGTPSDSIAFVNAFKAWHSSKKKGQLRHPKDELDWGKENFIQIKRIREVAELYEDLKKRVSQFNMHVLENTQPLDYTSAHRQKFILQVVIAGAYYPNYFVQGEIDEDLASRELSGFNPRTTVMVRNLPPYSFLYYKQLQSLFRLCGQVKTISFESSRAYVEFYRTSQDSGVLPEVSLALLLAQQSAPMELSVYPIEQIEICAGNRIITHMKYARVNVDFQSQSVCPVGVVSSTINPDKLPPNRFFVVNITEVVEVGHFWGFQADEASLEKQRLLTAEINKRTLHPVTVSLYPNLLCLAPYSEINDQTLYYRAKILHMRGNTVEVFFLDFGNTAVVACSSLRELPSDLQSHPFQAQEFQVTEMRPSAQSIILGNQWSSRARDRFITLVKGRSLIVALYSILHGVMRVQLLINTETTNTSVVDILVQEGHAVKAEESFDSKQNHDAVMSLYKDMEMGTYVPNAASSSWKDRKKEEKHLIDNLLAHFSKSRQPYSKTKVHLHGPNSPNKINFHSLNNKTYYKSVSSCRIVCIERSSINSLALNENPHYKHQRMLVAGTVSVNSTGTRILLRDTAIMPDIPGLPALVTMLFTPIMELRTNEERTCYTGALCGLGWNSQTQESILPEHDIELAFDVKFDVEDITEINALRVAINRLVCEGPCGTLHLGPDQISHLQEDCQDRLTRLFTKSTTREAVTPVYYEKLEKWNQVWYMNMLLRQLFDILLLYYIIFFICSLSLAHALL from the exons TTCCAGCCTGTCAGAGGTTCCTGATGAGGGCAGcctgaaaaatgtgaaatctgaTGGAGGGCGGTTCCAAAAACCAGAACCTACAGAGA TATCCTTAGGTactgctcctcctccacttgCCAGCTACGAGTACCCCAGCTTGCCCATTACCAAAAACAGGCAGGAG CTGATTTCTCTTGTAGAAAACAACTCTGTAGTGATCATTCAGGGAGCCACAGGCAGTGGCAAGACCACCCAGCTGCCACAGTACATTCTGGACCACTACAGTGACAAAAATGCCTTATGCAACATTGTGGTCACCCAACCACGCAAAATTGGGGCCACCAGTATTGCCCGATGGGTTGCCACACAGCGGAAGTGTACCCTGGGGAGTCTGGTGGGATATCAG GTTGGACTGGAGAAGATGGCTACTGAGCACACCAGGCTAATCTACATGACCACAGGAGTGCTGCTACAAAAACTGGTTTCAGCCAAGTGCCTCACCGAGTACTCCCACATTTTTGTAGATGAG GTTCATGAGCGCACTGAGGAGATGGACTTTCTCCTGCTGGTTTTGAGAAAACTTCTTCATTCCAACTCTCCTTATGTCAAG ATCATCCTTATGTCAGCCACCATTAACTGCAGACAGTTTGCTGAGTACTTCAGCACCCCAATTCGTGGGAAGATGAACCCAGCCTATGTGTTTGAAGTGGAGGGGGCACCCTATGCCATTGAGGAGTTCTATCTGGATGACCTCCACAGACTGTTTTCATACAAG gtTGAGTTGCCTCATATAGATGACCCTCACATTTCAGTGGAGATGTACAATCTTGCCATCAGTCTCATCCAGAGCTTTGATGAGATGGAGGGCAAAGATTCCGG CAAAGCAGAGAAACAAGGTGGCATGACTTCATCAGAGCGGGGCAGTGTACTGGTTTTCCTTCCTGGAATACATGAGATAAGCTACATGCAGGAGGCCTTGGCCAAGCTGGTCCACAAAAG ATTGCAGGTTTATCCTCTCCACTCCACTGTAACTCTGGAGGAGCAGAATGGTGTGTTTCTGTTCCCTGTCCCTGGATACAGGAAG GTCATCCTTTCCACCAACATCGCTGAGAGTTCGGTGACTGTCCCAGATGTCAAATATG tgaTTGACTTTTGTCTGGCCCGTCGCTTGGTCTGTGACCAAGATACCAATTATCAGTCTTTGCGTCTCACCTGGGCATCCAAAACCAACTGCAACCAGCGCCGAG GTAGGGCAGGTCGAGTGTCTAAGGGCTACTGTTACCGTCTTATTACCAAAGAGTTCTGGAGGAACGAAATCCCAGACCACATGATCCCTGAGATGCTA cTTGCCCCATTGGCCACCATCATGCTGAAGGTGAAGCTGCTGGACATGGGAGATCCCCGCTCCCTCCTTTCCACAGCCCTCTCACCCCCCAACCTTGGTGACATAGTGAGGACGGTGCTCCAACTCAAAGAG ATGGGCGCGCTATCTGCGAAAAGTGATGGCAGGGGTCAAAATGAGGACGGCGAGCTAACGTTCCTGGGAAAAGTGCTGGCCCACTTGCCCGTGGCCCTGTACCTGGGGAAGATGATTGTCCTGGGCCACGTCTTTGGCTGCCTGGATGAGTGCCTCATCATAG CTGCCTCGCACTCTCTGAAGAGTTTCTTTGCCATACCATCCATGCAGCAGCTTGCTGGCCACAG GAGCAAGTTGGCCTTTGCCCATGGCACACCAAGTGATTCCATAGCTTTTGTCAATGCCTTCAAG GCATGGCACTCCTCCAAAAAGAAAGGACAGCTGAGACACCCAAAG GACGAGTTGGACTGGGGAAAAGAGAACTTCATTCAGATCAAGAGGATCAGAGAG GTTGCGGAGCTGTATGAGGACCTGAAGAAGCGTGTGTCCCAGTTCAACATGCATGTGCTGGAGAACACTCAACCCTTGGATTACACCAGTGCACACAGGCAAAAGTTCATTCTTCAG gTGGTCATTGCTGGTGCCTACTACCCCAACTACTTTGTCCAGGGGGAAATAGATGAAGACTTGGCCTCTAGAGAGTTGAGTGGCTTCAACCCCAGAACAACAGTGATG GTGAGGAACCTCCCTCCATACAGTTTCCTGTATTACAAGCAGCTGCAGTCTCTGTTCCGCCTGTGTGGACAGGTCAAAACCATTTCCTTTGAGAGCTCCAG AGCATATGTGGAGTTCTACAGGACATCCCAAGACTCGGGGGTGCTGCCTGAGGTGTCCCTTGCCCTCCTCCTGGCACAGCAGAGTGCTCCCATGGAGCTGTCTGTCTACCCCATTGAGCAAATAGAAATTTGTGCTGGGAACAGAATCATAACTCACATGAAATATGCACG GGTGAATGTAGACTTCCAGAGCCAGTCTGTCTGCCCGGTGGGAGTGGTGAGCAGCACCATTAACCCAGACAAGCTACCCCCCAACCGCTTTTTTGTGGTCAACATCACAGAG gtggtggaggtgggtcaTTTCTGGGGCTTTCAGGCAGATGAAGCCAGCTTAGAGAAGCAGCGCCTCCTGACTGCAGAGATAAACAAACGTACGCTGCATCCTGTAACTGTGTCGCTCTATCCCAACCTGCTGTGTCTGGCTCCTTACTCTGAGATCAATGACCAGACCTTGTACTACCGCGCCAAGATCCTGCACATGCGTGGCAacacagtggag GTGTTCTTCTTGGACTTTGGCAACACAGCAGTTGTTGCCTGCAGCAGCCTCAGAGAGCTCCCTTCTGACCTCCAGTCTCACCCATTCCAG GCTCAGGAGTTCCAAGTTACTGAGATGCGTCCTTCAGCCCAGTCCATCATCCTGGGGAACCAGTGGAGCAGCCGAGCCCGCGACCGTTTCATCACACTGGTGAAGGGCCGTTCACTCATTGTGGCCCTGTATTCCATCCTCCATGGTGTCATGCGTGTGCAGCTGCTCATCAACACGGAGACAACAAACACCAGCGTGGTAGACATCTTGGTGCAAGAAGGGCATGCTGTGAAGGCCGAAGAGAGCTTCGATTCCAAG CAAAACCATGATGCAGTGATGTCCCTTTACAAGGACATGGAAATGGGTACATATGTCCCCAACGCTGCCAGCAGCTCCTGGAAAGATCgcaagaaagaggagaaacatCTCATTGACAACCTGCTCGCCCACTTTTCAAAAAGCCGTCAGCCCTACTCCAAGACAAAG GTTCATCTGCATGGACCAAACAGTCCTAATAAGATAAACTTCCACAGCTTGAACAACAAGACCTACTACAA GAGTGTGTCCTCCTGCAGGATAGTGTGTATAGAGAGGAGCAGCATCAACTCCTTGGCCCTGAATGAAAACCCTCACTACAAACATCAGAGGATGCTGGTGGCTGGGACTGTGTCAGTCAACTCCACAG GGACAAGGATTCTACTGAGAGATACTGCCATCATGCCAGACATCCCCGGACTGCCTGCACTCGTTACCATGCTGTTCACCCCCATCATGGAGTTACG CACTAATGAAGAGAGGACATGCTACACTGGTGCCCTCTGTGGCTTGGGTTGGAACAGTCAAACACAGGAGAGCATCCTACCTGAGCACGACATCGAACTCGCCTTCGACGTCAAATTTGATGTTGAAGACATCACTGAG ataAATGCTTTGCGAGTGGCTATAAACCGCCTGGTGTGTGAAGGGCCCTGTGGCACTCTGCATCTGGGGCCTGACCAGATCAGCCACCTGCAGGAGGACTGCCAGGACCGCCTCACAAG ACTGTTCACCAAGTCAACGACAAGGGAAGCTGTCACTCCAGTGTACTACGAGAAACTCGAGAAATGGAACCAGGTGTGGTACATGAACATGCTCTTGCGTcaattatttgatattttattattatattacattatattttttatttgctcaTTATCCCTGGCACATGCCCTTTTGTGA